Proteins encoded together in one Vicinamibacterales bacterium window:
- a CDS encoding HisA/HisF-related TIM barrel protein — MLIPSIDLQGGRIVQLVQGERLALASDDVDGWIAKFSAFPKVQLIDLDAAKNAGNNRALVGSICRRLPCRVGGGVRGVDDVLAILEAGATKVIVGSRLFRGGTADLVFADTLASAVGADRLVAAVDAKGGRVVIDGWRTQLDVTPVEAIRSLDPFFGEFLFTNVDVEGLMQGIDRDAVAAVRRATTRAVTAAGGVTTQEEIDWLDGIGVDAVAGMAIYTGRLKL, encoded by the coding sequence CTCGTGCAGGGAGAGCGTCTCGCGCTCGCCAGCGACGACGTCGACGGCTGGATCGCGAAATTCAGCGCGTTTCCGAAAGTGCAGCTGATCGATCTCGACGCCGCCAAGAACGCAGGGAACAATCGCGCGCTCGTCGGGTCGATCTGCCGGCGCCTGCCGTGCCGGGTCGGCGGCGGCGTGCGCGGCGTCGACGACGTGCTCGCGATCCTCGAGGCTGGCGCCACCAAGGTGATCGTCGGCTCACGGCTGTTCCGCGGCGGAACGGCCGACCTGGTTTTCGCCGACACGCTCGCGTCAGCGGTCGGCGCCGACCGGCTTGTCGCCGCGGTCGACGCCAAGGGCGGCCGAGTGGTCATCGACGGCTGGAGAACTCAGCTCGACGTCACGCCCGTGGAGGCCATCCGAAGCCTCGATCCGTTCTTCGGCGAGTTCCTCTTCACCAACGTCGACGTCGAGGGGCTGATGCAGGGGATCGATCGTGACGCGGTTGCTGCGGTGCGGCGCGCCACCACCCGCGCCGTGACCGCGGCCGGCGGGGTCACGACGCAGGAAGAGATTGACTGGCTCGACGGCATCGGCGTCGACGCCGTGGCCGGCATGGCCATCTACACCGGACGGCTGAAGCTCTAG